The Streptomyces sp. NBC_00286 nucleotide sequence ACCTGGGCAACTGGGATCTCGCCGGCGCCTGGGTCACCACGCATCTGAACATTCCCTTCACCACGGTCGCCGAGCGGCTCAAACCGGAGACCCTGTACGACCGTTTCGTCGCCTATCGCGAGGGCCTCGGCATGGAGGTGCTCGCCCACGACGCGTCCGTGTTCGGCACGCTGGCCCGCCGGCTGCGCGACGGCGGCCTGGTCTGCCTGGTCGCGGACCGTGATCTGTCCGCCTCCGGAGTCGAGGTGAAGTTCTTCGGCGAGCCGACACGGATGCCCGCGGGCCCGGCCCTGCTCGCCCAGCAGACGGGCGCCCTGCTGCTGCCGGTGACGCTCTGGTTCGACGACTCGCCCGTGATGCGGGGCCGTGTGCATCCTCCGGTTGATGTCCCCGAGACAGGTACCCGGGCCGAGAAGACGTCTGTCATGACGCAGGCGCTGGCCGACGCCTTCGCCACGGGTATCGCCGACCATCCGGAGGACTGGCACATGCTTCAGCGCTTGTGGCTCGCTGACCTGGAACCCCGCCCCGAACCGTCCGACGGGGAGCGCCCGTGAGGATCGGCATCGTCTGCCCGTACTCCTGGGACGTCCCCGGCGGCGTCCAGTTCCACATCCGCGATCTGGCCGAGCACCTCATCCGCCTCGGGCATGAGGTGTCCGTACTCGCTCCTGCGGACGACGAAACCCCCCTGCCGCCGTACGTCGTGTCGGCGGGCCGCGCGGTTCCGGTGCCGTACAACGGCTCGGTGGCCCGGCTCAACTTCGGGTTCCTGTCGGCCGCGAGGGTCAGGCGCTGGCTGCACGACGGCACATTCGACGTGATCCACATCCATGAGCCGGCCTCGCCGTCGCTCGGCCTCCTGGCCTGCTGGGCCGCACAGGGCCCCATCGTCGCGACCTTCCACACGTCCAACCCGCGCTCCAGGGCGATGGTCGCCGCGTACTCGATCCTCCAGGCGGCCCTCGAGAAGATCAGCGCGCGGATCGCCGTGAGCGAGTACGCACGGCGCACGCTCGTCGAGCACCTGGGCGGCGACGCGGTCGTCATCCCGAACGGTGTCGACGTCGACTTCTTTACGAAGGCCGAGCCCAAGGCCGAGTGGCAGGGGGAGACGATCGGCTTCATCGGCCGCATCGACGAGCCCCGCAAGGGCCTGCCGGTCCTCATGAAGGCTCTCCCGAAGATCCTCGCCGAACGGCCGGGGACGCGTCTCCTGGTGGCCGGTCGCGGTGACGAGAAGGAGGCCGTCGAGTCGCTGCCCAAGGAGCTGCGTGCGCGCGTCGAGTTCCTCGGCATGATCAGCGACGAGGACAAGGCGCGGTTCCTGCGCAGCGTCGACCTGTACGTCGCCCCCAACACCGGCGGGGAGAGCTTCGGGATCATCCTCGTCGAGGCCATGTCGGCGGGCGCGCCCGTCCTCGCCTCCGACCTCGACGCCTTCGCGCAGGTCCTCGACCAGGGCGCGGCGGGCGAGTTGTTCGCCAACGAGGACGCGGACGCGCTGGCGGCCTCCGCGGTACGGCTGCTCGCCGACTCCGGGCGCCGTGCGGAGCTGCGTAAGCGGGGCAGCGCGCATGTGCGGCGCTTCGACTGGTCGACGGTCGGGGCGGACATCCTCTCCGTGTACGAGACGGTCACGGACGGGGCCGCCGCGGTCGCCGCCGACGAACGCAGCGGGCTGCGGGCGCGGTTCGGGCTGGCACGGGACTGAGAACGGGCCTGAGGACAGGGCTGAGAGGGGCGTCTGGTGCGGGAACTGCGCAACGTGCGGGAGGTGCCGCAGGAGGGCGTCAGGACGCCTCTGACGGCCGAGGAGGAGCTGCGGGCCCGGTCGGTGTTCGTCACCGAGATCGGCGCGCAGGTGGCCCGTCAGGGATGGGCGACGTTTCCGGCTCACACCCCGGAGGAGCGCATCCGGCTGTACGCGGTGGCGCGGATGATCGGGGAGCGGCTGGGGTGCCGCGTGGAGGCCGTGCCGGAGGACACGATCACCATGCGCTTCACGGCGGTCGGGACGGGTGCCGCACTCGGCTGATCCAGGGTGATCCGCGTGCGCCCCCGGGCCGCGCCGGAGGCCTCGTCACGCACGGGTAGCCTGTGCGCCCGTGACCTCCACCCTGATCTGGATCGTGGTCGCCCTTGTGGCGATCGGCCTCTACTTGAGCTGGACCGCGGGCCGACTCGACCGGCTGCACGCCCGGATCGACGCCGCGCGCGCCGCCCTCGACGCGCAGCTCCTGCGGCGTGCGTCGGTCGCCCAGGAACTGGCCACCTCCGGAGTGCTCGATCCGGCCGCCTCGATCGTGCTCTACGAAGCGGCGCATGCGGCTCGGCAGGCCGAGGAGGAGCAGCGGGAGGTCGCCGAGAGCGACCTCAGCCAGGCTCTGCGGGCCGTTTTCGGGGAGGCGCAGCAGGTCGAGGCGGTACGCGAGGCCCCCGGCGGTGAGGCGGCCGCTCTCGAACTCGCCCAGGCGGTACGTCGGGTGCCGATGGCCCGACGCTTCCACAACGACGCCGTACGCGCTGCCCGCGCCCTGCGCCGCCATCGCAAGGTCCGCTGGTTCCGGCTGGCCGGGCACGCGCCGTTCCCGCTGGCCTTCGAGATGGACGACGAGCCGCCGGCGGCGTTGGTGGATCGCTCGGGCTAGGCCCGGGCTGGGCACGTTGGGTTCGCCCCCGCCGCCCCTACCCGTCCCATACCAAGGGGCTCCGCCCCTACCCGTCCCATACCAAGGGGCTCCGCCCCTGGACCCCGCTGGGGCTTCGCCCCGGACCCCACCAGGGGCTCCGCCCCTGGACCCCATCGGCCTGAACGGCCTCGTCCTCAAACGCCGGACGGGCTGAAAAACAGCCCGTCCGGCGGAAATCAGCGCCGTCCGGGGAAAGTCGAGCCGTCCGGCGGAATGTCAGCCGGGCCGCGAACAATTCAGCCCGTTGGGGGCACCTCTGGGGGCACCCCCAGCGGTAGCTGGGGGAGGTAGCTGGGGGAGTTTGAGGAGCGGGGGGCCGGGGGCTGGCCCCCGAATGGGGTCGGGGCGGAGCCCCGAGCGGGGCCGGGGGCGCAGCCCCGAGGGGTCTGAGGGCCAGCCCCCAGCGGGGTCCGGGGCTGGCCCCGGGATGGGGCGGGTAAGGGCGGCGTAGGCGAAAACATGCCACCCGCTCACCATTGGCCCTTGCAGTGGACTGGTCCCCTCACGTTTCCTCGGTGTTTGCAGAAACCCTCTTTCAGCGAGTGAGGTCAACCCGTGTCGAGCACGCTCTCCAACCCCGCCCAGGCCCCCGAAACCGGCACCGCGCGCGTGAAGCGCGGAATGGCCGAGCAGCTCAAGGGCGGCGTGATCATGGACGTCGTCACGCCGGAGCAGGCGAAGATCGCCGAAGACGCGGGCGCCGTCGCCGTCATGGCCCTGGAGCGGGTCCCGGCGGACATCCGCAAGGACGGCGGAGTGGCCCGCATGTCCGACCCGGACATGATCGAGGGCATCATCGACGCCGTGTCCATCCCGGTGATGGCGAAGTCGCGGATCGGCCACTTCGTAGAGGCGCAGGTCCTGCAGTCCCTCGGCGTCGACTACATCGACGAGTCCGAGGTCCTCACCCCGGCCGACGAGGTCAACCACTCCGACAAGTGGGCCTTCACCACGCCGTTCGTCTGCGGCGCCACCAACCTGGGCGAGGCCCTGCGCCGCATCGCCGAGGGGGCGGCCATGATCCGCTCCAAGGGCGAGGCCGGCACGGGCAACGTCGTCGAGGCCGTCCGCCACTTGCGGCAGATCAAGAACGAGATCGCCCGCCTCAAGGGCTACGACAACAACGAGCTGTACGCCGCCGCCAAGGACCTCCGCGCCCCGTACGAGCTTGTCAAGGAGGTCGCCGAGCTCGGCAAGCTCCCGGTGGTGCTGTTCTCGGCCGGCGGTGTCGCCACCCCCGCAGACGCCGCCCTGATGCGCCAGCTCGGCGCCGAAGGCGTCTTCGTCGGCTCCGGCATCTTCAAGTCGGGCGACCCGGCCAAGCGCGCCGCCGCCATCGTGAAGGCCACCACCTTCTACGACGACCCCAAGATCATCGCGGACGCCTCCCGCAACCTGGGCGAGGCCATGGTCGGCATCAACTGCGACACCCTCCCCGAGGCCGAGCGCTACGCGAACCGCGGCTGGTAAGGCACCACAGAGACATGACTGAAGCACCTGTCATAGGCGTCCTGGCCCTCCAGGGCGACGTACGGGAGCACCTCATCGCCCTGTCCGCGGCCGATGCCGAGGCCAGGGCGGTGCGGCGCCCCGAGGAACTCGCCGAGGTCGACGGCCTCGTCATCCCCGGCGGCGAGTCCACCACCATCTCCAAACTGGCCGTCCTCTTCGGCCTGATGGAACCCCTCCGCGCGCGCGTGCGGGCCGGAATGCCCGTCTACGGCACCTGCGCCGGCATGATCATGCTCGCCGACAAGATCCTCGATCCCCGCTCGGGCCAGGAGACCATCGGCGGCATCGACATGATCGTGCGCCGCAACGCCTTCGGACGGCAGAACGAGTCCTTTGAAGCGGCCGTCGACGTGAAGGGCGTTGAAGGCGATCCTGTAGAGGGCGTTTTCATCCGCGCCCCCTGGGTCGAGTCCGTCGGCGCCGAGACCGAGGTGCTCGCCGAGCACGACGGCCACATCGTCGCCGTACGCCAGGGCAATGCGCTCGCCACGTCGTTCCACCCGGAACTGACCGGCGACCACCGCGTGCACGGTCTGTTTGTCGACATGGTGCGCGCGGAGCGTACAGCGGAGTCCTTGTAGGATCTCTGGCGTTCGGACAGAGATGGGTTACGCGAAGGAGACAGGCAGATGTCCGGCCACTCTAAATGGGCCACGACGAAGCACAAGAAGGCCGTGATCGACGCCAAGCGCGGCAAGCTCTTCGCGAAGCTGATCAAGAACATCGAGGTCGCGGCCCGCATGGGCGGCGCCGACCCGGACGGCAACCCGACGCTGTACGACGCCATCCAGAAGGCGAAGAAGTCGTCGGTCCCGAACAAGAACATCGACTCCGCGGTCAAGCGCGGCGCCGGTCTCGAGGCCGGCGGCGCCGACTACGAGACCATCATGTACGAGGGCTACGGGCCGAACGGTGTCGCGGTGCTCATCGAGTGCCTCACCGACAACCGCAACCGCGCTGCCTCCGACGTACGCGTCGCCATGACCCGTAACGGCGGCTCGATGGCCGACCCGGGCTCCGTCTCGTACCTCTTCAACCGCAAGGGCG carries:
- a CDS encoding phosphatidylinositol mannoside acyltransferase translates to MSGVRERLTDGAYALGWSTVKKLPEPVAVRLGRTIADIAWKRRGKGIRRLESNYARVVPDATPERLAELSRAGMRSYLRYWMESFRLPAWSRERIASGFTAQDLHYLTDGLAAGKGVILALPHLGNWDLAGAWVTTHLNIPFTTVAERLKPETLYDRFVAYREGLGMEVLAHDASVFGTLARRLRDGGLVCLVADRDLSASGVEVKFFGEPTRMPAGPALLAQQTGALLLPVTLWFDDSPVMRGRVHPPVDVPETGTRAEKTSVMTQALADAFATGIADHPEDWHMLQRLWLADLEPRPEPSDGERP
- a CDS encoding YebC/PmpR family DNA-binding transcriptional regulator, with the protein product MSGHSKWATTKHKKAVIDAKRGKLFAKLIKNIEVAARMGGADPDGNPTLYDAIQKAKKSSVPNKNIDSAVKRGAGLEAGGADYETIMYEGYGPNGVAVLIECLTDNRNRAASDVRVAMTRNGGSMADPGSVSYLFNRKGVVIVPKGELSEDDVLGAVLEAGAEEVNDLGESFEVLSEATDLVAVRTALQDAGIDYDSAEANFVPTMQVELDEEGAKKIFKLIDALEDSDDVQNVFANFDVSDEVMEKASA
- the pdxT gene encoding pyridoxal 5'-phosphate synthase glutaminase subunit PdxT, with translation MTEAPVIGVLALQGDVREHLIALSAADAEARAVRRPEELAEVDGLVIPGGESTTISKLAVLFGLMEPLRARVRAGMPVYGTCAGMIMLADKILDPRSGQETIGGIDMIVRRNAFGRQNESFEAAVDVKGVEGDPVEGVFIRAPWVESVGAETEVLAEHDGHIVAVRQGNALATSFHPELTGDHRVHGLFVDMVRAERTAESL
- the pdxS gene encoding pyridoxal 5'-phosphate synthase lyase subunit PdxS — translated: MSSTLSNPAQAPETGTARVKRGMAEQLKGGVIMDVVTPEQAKIAEDAGAVAVMALERVPADIRKDGGVARMSDPDMIEGIIDAVSIPVMAKSRIGHFVEAQVLQSLGVDYIDESEVLTPADEVNHSDKWAFTTPFVCGATNLGEALRRIAEGAAMIRSKGEAGTGNVVEAVRHLRQIKNEIARLKGYDNNELYAAAKDLRAPYELVKEVAELGKLPVVLFSAGGVATPADAALMRQLGAEGVFVGSGIFKSGDPAKRAAAIVKATTFYDDPKIIADASRNLGEAMVGINCDTLPEAERYANRGW
- a CDS encoding glycosyltransferase family 4 protein encodes the protein MRIGIVCPYSWDVPGGVQFHIRDLAEHLIRLGHEVSVLAPADDETPLPPYVVSAGRAVPVPYNGSVARLNFGFLSAARVRRWLHDGTFDVIHIHEPASPSLGLLACWAAQGPIVATFHTSNPRSRAMVAAYSILQAALEKISARIAVSEYARRTLVEHLGGDAVVIPNGVDVDFFTKAEPKAEWQGETIGFIGRIDEPRKGLPVLMKALPKILAERPGTRLLVAGRGDEKEAVESLPKELRARVEFLGMISDEDKARFLRSVDLYVAPNTGGESFGIILVEAMSAGAPVLASDLDAFAQVLDQGAAGELFANEDADALAASAVRLLADSGRRAELRKRGSAHVRRFDWSTVGADILSVYETVTDGAAAVAADERSGLRARFGLARD